The sequence below is a genomic window from Lytechinus variegatus isolate NC3 chromosome 3, Lvar_3.0, whole genome shotgun sequence.
cagattgaaggattttggAAGCTTCTGTTACTGCAAATGTGTTATTataaagtttttatgaaatgggccctataacacaaagcttagtgtTGAATCGTAGTACACATGCAATAAAGTATACATACATATCAACTATCAAAATGATCAATCACTAAGCTCATTGTTTCAACTTCTTGTCTGACAGGTTGTCAGATCAGACATCCATGGTTTTATTGGCTAAGATGGCTGACTGTTGCTATGAAAATGGTCTAACTTTATATTTCCATGTTTAGAAAAGTAAGGTTAATGTGCTTTTATTgccatgaaattttgaaataagcATCCTTGGCAAAGGCTCCCTTGGTTATCACAATATGTCTGTTCTCAAGGCAGTAGTAGAATGTGTTTCTTCTAATTTATCTTCCTTGTAATTCTGTGAGGCTTTCATCAAAGTTGATCCATGTAAATTATTCCATTTGTATGTACATTTAGATAACCAAGCAAAACTGTAGAAAGctttgtgaataatattttcattattaccatattttgtttcaagaaaattacattaaaaGTTTCAAACATTGAAGAATTCATtccaaaatgtatttattttgtttgtgtatGTTTGAATAATCCATAGTTTTTGTGTTCGAATTAGTTCACTAAAATGGAGCGAGTCATAAAATGCCCAACATACTCCCCCTAAACTTTAGTATAAACTCAAAgaaaactttgaaacagaaaatgTAGGAGTTACATGTAcctcaaatatttcaaaatgacaAGGTAAAAGAGAATACAATGTACTACTAGctcaggcaaaaaaaaaactttcagttAAAGCAAGCAAAATGCAGAGTAGACAACCATGTTTAATACTTCCTAAAATCCTGAATACACCAGTTGCATGCTCAATTATATGAATCTTGATGATATGGATgactgatgatggtgatgacatttttgatggtgatgctaatgacTGCTGCTGCTGACAATTGGGGTAGTCTTGAGAACTGCAGAAGATATGattaatgatggtgatgtgatttataatggtgatgatgaccatgatgcTCAATTGCTCATAACTGCTGAAGATATGTATGGCGAtaacgatggtgatgataatgacgaggatgatggtcatgatgacatgaatgattaatgatgatgatgctcaTGAGGACTGCTGAATATAGAAATGGCGATAATGATGGTACTGATAATGACAAGGATGACAGTCATGAAAACCGTGGACGacatgaatgatgatgatgatggcaaaaAGAAGGATGCTATTGACACACGCATTGCAGTTTAACCGaattcataaaatgcatatgttTACACCATAGAGTATCTCTATGGTTTACactgcatcccacaaaaaaacgaagccgagatttatcaatgatttatcatacCTTAATCGCAAatgcaatagacaaatgacctatcattgtaaagcttagagtctcctctttcattttaaatgacttaggttattcctcattcatgcatgagtgagcaaaaataattgaaagaaaaccaaagtcacttggcgggtgGTATCTGAGTTTcgaaaagaaaatcacatcTTTAAAAAGTTCagtatctgctctttaatttgatacctcaattacaaacggtcaagaaataaagttctgttcatttgaaataaggcttgaattcaAATTTACAGGATAGTTTTCAGACttactcgacactccgttttgttgatgatcagccatgcataaagtcttttgttaaccatgcgatagctcgggtgggaaactggtgaaaacaggtttgtttcattaagttatggaaatacaagcattgtttcgaagAAACATAACTTtgttacttcttgaccattttctgtcaCATAGCTATCAAATTGAAGAGCAGATATTGGACTTTTAAggaatgtgattttctttttgaaattttgataccCCCCTGCCATGCTATCCATTTGctttcttcaaattttcttaCTCACTCATGCATGGATGAGAAATCTTGTATGTAATACCAACTGAAAGAAGAGATTTTCAGCTTGACAATGATAGGTCATTGGTAAATTGTATTtgtttgtgattaagttatgataattcATCGCTAAActttggttttgtttttttgtgggacgcactgtatatacacgtacatacatatataatatatatatatagagagagagagagcacaGATACTGTACACAAGGACTGCCTACTGCGCCATTATTTTACAGAGCCCCAGAAAATATAATATACTAACATGGACAAATCAAGGATTTTCAAATAAGAGGGGGTGCAGATGTGTTTTGTTAGATTTAGCTATCATGCATGTTCAATGGGTCCGCCACTGATCTACTGCTATATGTATTTATTATCTGACATAATGCTACATTGAATATCAAAAACATTATAACTCACTTTTGATTTCAAGAATGGCTCAGTCCAAAATCTGCTTGTTTTACTTgaccaggggtccgttgcagaaagagttgcgtttaaatgcaagtcaaaatTTAATCGCAAATCCCAAATGCGCattgttgattggctgaaaatcaagttgcgaatgatttttaaagttgcgattgattgcaactctttctgcaacaggcccaagAACATGTGATTCAAGCACAAACCAGAAacattcttcctttttttggtggggggggggtggaactTAATGagatttaaaacaagttttcaAAGGAAAGGCATTATGCATGAATTCACATGAAAAAGTTTATTTACACAGTaagaatttcataaaaatgtgcaccaatttaaaattgatattaatcAAGTAGCCCAGACAACATATGAACatattagaaaaataaaatcaaaatgaaagcaacaatgaaatgttatttttccccctttgtctgtgtgaaacattttttatttctcgAAGAATGTGAAATAAGTGACCCTTTccttatcatcattttatttttttctaaaaaaaatattattgtatcTCCCTtgtagcataattaattataaCAATGATCTTTAACATTAAATGAGTCCatcatatctttatttatattttgcaCCATGTTTGTCCAGATCAAATCACATAGTAATTCCATATACCGGTAGCTCACAAATAGCCGAACAGGATCATGAACACAATACTGTTAAAAGGGAATTCAGGGAAACTATACATTGTGCTAACTgtaaaagtttaaaatgtaaCTGCATCCATCCCACCTATGCCATTAATAGGGACAACTCTGAAACCAGCCCATAGAATACTTAATTCTGTAGATCCCATTCGTTTTGTATGAGGTTCCAGGAGGCAACAGATTATGACTTTCCAGAATGTACAGTACTTCAAACGTTTAATTTGACTCACCCAAGGTTATTTGCATCATCTACACATTAGGGCACACGCAAGTAATACTTGTTCATCAAAATGCGGGTACTGACTGATTCAAGGTAAAAATGTGTTAACTTTAACATAATTGGTATAATATGGTATAGGTTTATTCCAATCAGGATCCAAGGGGCAATAATGATTTTAACATAATGTACAGTTCACAATTTTTCTAGCTTTTACATATCAATGCTTTATGTTCTTTCACATGTAAATAATAACAAGTTGTTTTGTTAGCCTCTGTCCTTCAGTTAAACACACAGAATGGTAATAACAAAATTGTGAAAAGTTCATGGATGCCACTTGGAAttcaatatgttttattaaGTAGAATTATATAGTTGTTGATTAATGCATTTAATGATAACACATATTTGGGGCTAATCATATTTTTGCactaattcaaataaaaatttttataaaatattcaagTGGTTCATGAAGTTACTTTAGTCATGCAACATCGTTCTAACCAGCTTTTATGAAACATATTTCGAtacatgtctttgaaataaagtaatttaaaggccaagtccacctcaaaaataagttgatttgaatcaagaaattaatcaacaacactgaaaatgaaatcattattgtATGTACataaagaaagttatagcatttctAAGTTTCAATTACCGGTATTTTCTCAAAACAATATCATCTACATCATGACCAAAATGCATACATGAAGGAATATCTTTGCTgaatttaatgattatcattttgcaggaaaaaatgaaacatttcatatgataaaaacaaagaaatggtATGTGAAATCACTGATTTTCTAATTTCCTCATATGTACCAATTATGAAGCCCACATCAAAGATTTGAGAAAGAAAACCcattaaatttgaattaacTTCCTGTTATACATCCTTTTGTATTGCACGCATGCGCCGAGACTGCAGCAGTACGCACGATGTAATGACGTaaacaatcaacagaccgaactcgcactgcatgagtatgttttgcatcgaaattcatagatttcatatgaaaaaaaaaatcagtttttaggtgtcaaataaacaaaataatgaatgttcttttcattcgtgcaatggacagaataatTCATtcggtgaaaaatgaaataatgatccattcatttcatctcatgaagtattttgtccattgcactcataaacattcattgtTTGTATAATATAGTAACTGTCGCTAGGGAGCATATACCGTATGGAGAGCTTATTACCTGTACTTTCCATAGATCCATGGTGAATAAACGTTTGAAAGTGGTGATAGTTTGACTACCAAAGCAAGGTAATGATGATATACTTTTCAGTACATAATCAAGACATGCCAGGATACTactgcagggtgctacataacgtTTTAGATGAACTTGCCTTgttgggcaagtaaatttttaaatagttggaatatacttgcctgaaatttatttcacttgcctgaaaaaatccttgaaaaaaagttttacttcttcaaaagaaaatattatggtTTTAGAAACCactgacctttttttttctctcttttgacatgaactatgaaaatacttacctgattttcttatttacgagataactcatacatctacttgatttgctagttcagccctctggactgccatacccgaaaagaactcccaagaatttaaaaagcacgagcgcgccctctcccgttcatgcttactacccatgatcaccgcgcaattagcgtccatcttcctcaacttttgcaagcccatacgttgaaacatgttgctacgcaaggcggagggtcggtgggagggtatcaagtagatgtatgagttatctcgtaaataagaaaatcaggtaagtattttcataatttacttcaataactccatacatctacttgatttgctagaccaacacggactcaaaccgtagggaggcatgttttcaattgtaagcctaagaaaatttaaaaaacaaaaacaacgaaaattagggagagggggaaaaagccgcagctgctttaagcgccgaagcagcaaatctcgcctcgctggacggaatgtccttcaagtagaatgaagtgaaggagttagctgagcgccaaaaggcggccctcaaaatgtcctcgagaggaatgccctgaaAAAGGGGCCATGACGAACTAATACCCCTAGTATCATGGGCCTTAGGTCTGGTTGTATCAGACAATAACGCACCAGCGCCCGCTGAGTTGATGGCCTCAACAATCCATCTAGAGATGGTGTCGCGGGATGCTGCTGAAAAGGGTTCACGTGAAATTACAAATAATTGATCTGAACTCCTAGACGATTTAGTGCGATCCAAATACCACTTTAACGCCCTCACGGGGCACCGCAATCTATCCTCTGAAATAGACGAAAAACTAGACAGAGGGGCCAGAAAGACTTCAACTGAACCAGAGGACATGGTTTGATTCTTTGCGATGAACGAGGGGGTCGGAATTAACCTAACACCCCGTCTCTCCCAGCGAATGTGTCCCGGCGAAACACACAGGGCATGGAGAGAACTTCGCCTTTGGTCCGAAGCGATAGCCATTAAAAACGTTGTTTTGATAGCTAAGTTATGGAGAGAAGCCTCCGCTAGGGGCTCAAAGGGCGGTTTGCAAGGGCCCTAAGAACTGCAGACAAACTCCACGACGGGGCTAGGGATTTGACTGGTGGACGCTTCAAGAAAAAGATTTTAATAACTCCGTAATGACTGACGAGTTAGATACTGAAGAGCCGTCCGTGAAACCGCGGTGCGTCGCTGTAATCGCGGACCAATAGCCCCTGATAGTTGCGATCGCTTTGCCTTTATCAAAAAGGCCAACCAGAAAATCTGCAATCGATGCAATCGAAGCAGAACGAGGATCGAGTGAGCGTTGACTGCACCACTCCGAAAAAATGCCAAGTCTGGAGTTGTATAAGTCCAACGTGGAAGCACGCCTGCTTTCCGAAACAAACTTGGCTGCCCGACCCGACAGACCTAGGGCCCGGGCATCCTCCCCGAGAGCGGCCACGCAGTCAAGTGTAGTGACTCCGGCCGCGGATGCCTGATTCCCGAGAGGGGCTGAGAAACTAACTGACTTGTCGGAGGTACAGTGAAAAGATCCCCCACTAACAAATCCAGTAGTTGAGGAAACCACGCCCTTCCCGGCCAGTTGGGTGCTATGAGAAGTACCCACGCCCTGTCCGCCTCCACCTTCCGGAGGACTTGCGGGATCCGAGAGAAAGGCGGGAAGGCATAGCACCTCTGATGTCCCCAGTTCACTGAGAAAGCATCGAGATGTGACGCTTCCGTCTCGTTTACTCGAGAGCAGAAGACTGGGAGCTTCCGGTTCAGCGCTGTTGCGAATAGGTCGATGTCCAGTGGCGGAGAATCAACCTGAAGATTTCTGGATTTAGTGCCCCCCTCGGAGGGGAGGCAACGCCCCCGAGAGAGGAAGTCGGCTATGAGGTTGTCCCTGCACGGTATGTACGAGGCAATCGGGACAATCTCTGCTGCACGCCACCACTTCCAGAGATCCGCAGCCAACGCGTCGAGAGAATCCGACCGCGTGCCCCCTTGCTTGTTTATGTATGCTGCCACAGACCTGTTGTCCGTACGGACCAGCACTGTCCGCCCGGTCAGCTAGTGCTGAAAGTGGCGGAGTGCGTTGGACGTCGCTTGCATCTCCAACACATTGATGTGAGGGAGAGCGCCTGGATAAGCCCAAGCTCCGGACACCATCTCCCCTTCGCAGTGGCCACCCCAACCGGAGAGCGAGGCGTCGGTGGTCACTGAGGCTGACGGGAGGGGAGTCTGTAGTGGCTTGCCCTGAGCCACGAAAGCTGGGCGAGTCCAGGGCGCTAAACTGCGACTGATAGACAGTGGCAGAGGAATCCGAGACTGCAGTGAGTCTACCCCGGGGCTGCAGTAGCGGAGATGTCTTTGGAAGGGCCTCATGTAGAGACGACAATCTTGTATTATGTCTACTAGACTGGCCATATAACCTAGCAACTGAAGCCAGACGCGGGCTTTCACGTGACTGCGCCCCCTTACGGAGTGGGCGAGAGACGTGATCGACCGCACCCTGTCTGGGCTGGGCCGCGCGAGTTGGTTCGGTATATCTATCCTCGCGCCCAAATACATGGGAACGCGGGAGGGAGTGAGCTCCGATTTCTCCCAGTTGATCATGAACCCGAGGCTCTGAGTCACCCGTAGTAGCAAGGAGAGGTGAGCTTGCAACTTTGCCTCCGAGTCTGCGACAATAAGCCAGTCGTCTAGATAGACGAAGAGTCGCAGGCCTTGGTTTCTCAAATAGGCTGCCACAGTGGTGACTATGCGAGTAAACACTCGGGGCGCCGGTCGCAGCCCGAACGGGAGGGCCCGGCGCGAAGCTGGATGGTTGGGAATGTGGAAGTACGCGTCGCGTAAATCCAGAGACACGGCCAGGTCCGACGCCTCCAGTGAGGGGAGGATCGTGGCTAACGTTTCCATCCGGAAGTGTTCGGCCGGAATGAACGTATTGATTCTCTTCATGTTGAGAATCATTCTCAATTTGCCCAAACGCTTGGGAATGACGAAAATCGCGGATAGACAAAGATTGGGGTTGTCTGTCGCCCTCTCTATCGCGTCCTTCTCCACCAGTGCGGCGATTTCGGCCGCGATGTACTGATGGTGGAGGAAGGCGGTGAGGCGATGCGAATCGCACCGTGCGGGAAGGCTTCTATTTCTATAGAGAAGCCGTCTCGCACGACGGATAAGATGTATGCGTCTTCCGTGATTTCCTCCCAAGCCGGGAGAAAATGCCGGAGACGCCCGCCTACCTTGCCTAGCGCTCGGGACAGCATGTCAAACCGACTGCTTCGGTTTGGGCGGCGCCCTCGAAGCGGGTCGCCCCCCTCttcccctgcctctgccttctcgctggCCTCGAGAGACTTGAAAGTTTCGAGACGGCGgtgccggagcctggcgcttccgggcagcagcagagcgggggtgggtttgcACCCTCGGAGCTGgaggcttcctcgtcgtaggagccgcctcgtctagggcgaccccgtcactctccgagacccccaattcggccgattgagctcggagcgcctgaagaggcggggcgaaaAATAAGGACTCCcctgcttcatcaatacccccgctcggagggtagatgtgaggtagatacttgtcaagcagcgcctgagcgcttactgaagagtcgaccgcgggataggggttatCCTCGCACTGGTCGCCTTCGAGAgactcctcgtaaagggagtctcgctccatggactgaaccgggaggtTGTCCCCATGACAAGTTTCCTCCCCTGGAGGAGCTCCGAGAGCCGCGGGAGCCGTACGGCCTCTCGGCCGGCTCTCATGAAGGCAAGGgagtccagtaagcgccggggtggccacgcgtgtcggctgggacacgtgctctgagatcgacgaaaatgctggaaagcacacgcgatcttgagGTGCCCGGTTAgccggtgcactggctggcgattcaacagaatcgctcgaggatttcccgggtgtctggtggttattgcccacttgtctcgcttgatgctcgggggcatcagcggggtgagtagacgtcgagggtggggtgaacccgcactgctcgaaagcagaatgtagcagcatgaatagctgtgacatctgaccaccgacacaagggtctgaaggaggaacgcccatggcaacagggctggccgacctctccttcgtccttcgacctcttcttcttcttcttttttgcgggctccgccggcgtggccggggcagaagaaggcacaagaggcacgggtgatttcttacgatttgccgcccctggcagggcggccgccaacaacgaaacttcacccgaatctgacggggtcagattgtggtcacagtctgatgtgtgacgcctctcgcggtagcagaatgtagcagcatgaatagctgtgacatctgaccaccgacacaagggtctgaaggaggaacgcccatggcagcagggctggccgacctctccttcgacctcttcttctttttttgcgggctccgccggcgtggccggagcagaagaaggcacaagaggcacgggtgatctcttacgatttgccgcccctggcagggcggccgccaacaacgaaacttcacccgaatctgacggggtcagattgtggtcacagtctgatgtgtgacgcctctcgcggtcaggggctgggcgatctctgcCGATGCTATCACGGAGGACGACTTAGACGACAGAGagcctgacctgtgccggggggagagaaccgcactctctcCCCGGACTTccggtgacccggtagccggtgggtcgcatagccctttgggtgctgcggcggcagaacctggtttaggcttggaagccttggctaccacttttttctttgtccgagaccgtggcaccacagtctcggccttcctactcttagcatccgaccgcaaattcggaatgctgattgACGCaacctcatactcaccgccgccggAGGaagcggccgacttctgtaaacttgcaatcgggacggtccccgtggagggcaccaggtcctctggggctgtgttagtcccactCATcggtacctctctctaccctgaaaaaagaaaaacaagaatttttttttttttttttattattacaaagatctcgcttagattaaaagtggagaccggagtggtctttccctcctcctataaaaaatttgtttgagcaaacagaacaattCAAAAGGGGaagggtagggaggaagaagaacctaagaatagtttaggtatctacctgtaagaaaatagaaaggaggtcggagactttgaaaaaagaaactcctacaaggttcccctactatattcttttttttttttttgtgcccgaaggaaaaaatCGAAGCaagaattcaaaaatgaatgcaagctCAGAAGggaacgaagtttccacctgcgaagaaacacaaaaacaagaatttcagagcaggaagaaaagggattgagagacaaacaattccagataagagaaattttacgataatttccaagaggaaaaacgtaacctcctgtggaaaggtaaagaaattcagaacaggaggaaggaggaacgtctctagtaacgattccaagaggaagaacgacacagtaaatcctcaaaaaggaatcgtagagcccgcctgtcgaagtaaaaaatataagactaggaggggagagggaattgaacgaagaaaacaattctgGGAAAGGTCAAAAAATTCCTAACAGGAAgaagaccccacctgtaaaaaaaaatttttttttttgggggggggattgaataaccaatcaatcaagtTATAATTGCGTAAgtcgaattaaacaatcccagAAGAGAAAAAGGGCTTTAAGTtccgtctgtgaataaaatattaatcaagaattttattcagaacagaaaggaaaaggaattgagctttaagatccgcctgtgaataaaatatcaagaaatttattcagaacagaaggaaaaggaattgagctttaagatccgcctgtgaataaaatatcaatcaagaaatttattcagaacagaaaggaaaaagaattgaagaattaatcaatcaataatcaatcgaaaatcttaataaatcaattccggaaagcaaggaaggaacagagttgaagatcccaacctgcaaaaagaaataacaataacaccctcgacaacaaagtgtaaaggctgtctagaatttaattcaaaaacggcaccaaaaacCACCACACTTTGAACATGAAGAACAATAACCGTGGCAGgaggtgaaggcttgctgccacgtaggcagaccaaacccggtgcctcgcgaacgcgctagcgatgcggcgcgacgagaacccAAACGTTaggaaaacaatttaagtgtcaccaaaaacacgctAAAAAGTCGCGCCgggtgtaaattctgaacacaatcttacacacaaacgGAAAGATCGaatttaaaagggagaatgcacatcagataagcaaaaataatataccaaagctcaaaaaagatttgagctttaggagacttatctgagcacgtcttgacagatggcttgccgaaagcaaaagaggaagatggacgctaattgcgcggtgatcatgggtagtaagcctgaacgggagagggcacgctcgcgctttttaaattcttgggagttcttttcgggtatggcagtccagagggctgaactagcaaatcaagtagatgtatggagttattgaagtaaattggTGTACCTCGttcttgcatttttttacaaagtgattttatcttgcccaCCATGACCAAATTTAGGGTCGGTATATCATATCGAACCTAACTtgggtcattctactgtgagaattttgcttgcccaattcgggcaagtagttttggtctctacttcaaaacacttgcccgactataacttttacttgccctgggcaatcgggcaagtgcttatgtagcaccctgttaCTAGTCACTGACATTACTGCATCATACAAATTAATCCATCAAAACAAGGTGATGATATACTTTACAATTCAGTTATGACTTATGAGTAATATTTTCTataaagtctttggtatgatgTTACAGCAGGAACCATAAAGAACGTTCATGAATAACTTGTGAAGTTGCATGATCTGGCGTTCATAAAGAATTGCTCAGCCTCAGGCAGAAGAGTTGAAGTTGAAGAACTTTCTTTGGGTTTCAAAACCATGGAATTGCATCTGACATCAAATCTTGGTCCTTCACCATAAAGCAGCCTCCTCACATACACATCcaaattcattttctatttcagGATTACTTGTAGTGACCTCATAGAGTTTTGTGGAAGAGTTTATGGGCTCTAGTTTGATCATGTGTCTCCTGTCATGATAGCTAGAAATTCATCTTGGTTgactagaaaaaaaagaacaaaatatttatgGAAAATTCATTAGTTCAATATCATACCACAGCATTGTTTGTGTGAAAACTCTTGCGTGATAAATTAGTAAGAAAACACTTTCCATTGAGACTGGGAATGATGAATTTGATTTAACTAGATACACTCTCAAATGTACACAGTGAAAATTTACGCCTCTACAATTACCAGATCAAGAATATATGCATATTATATATGCCTAAATTCTAACATTGTCTAAAATCTGTGACCCTCGCTCAACCTTGCGACCACCTAATCAGATGACTGATCCTCCAATATACATAAATCAAGTTTAAAGCTGACCCCTTGAGTTTTTACGTTTTAATAACAATGTATTTCAATGTTAGTAATGACCTGTGACCTTTATGACCCCCAAATCTAATGAATTCATTGTCACTCCAAAACGTATGCTCAGACCACGTTTGAAGTTGACTTGTCAAAAACTTCTTTGGTTCAGCGAGAACAAGATATTTATAGGTATGTAATGACCTCTTTGATCTATGACCTGATGATTCTCCAAAATTGTGACTCCTGAAGTTGAACCCTccaatgattaatattgtaagAACAAAGATTGGACagacattaattaaaaaattggatGACCTTCTATGATTCTATAAAATCAATTCATGTTGGACAAATACTGGTAATTGTGTCTTGATTATGGTTAACCCCAAGAATTGAGGTGAATACTAgtaacaacaagtggaatgcctctggccgtctcacctgcatcacgcggttcaatatagcagcagtgctgactttgaatactactctaactcgcacaagatgttcagtgatacatggttactattatgtccactttttatgaactagaccaataaacttacagagatatgatggttatccaacaaaaaaccccaacatggccaaagttcattgaccttacatgacctttgaccttgatcatgtgacctgaaactcgcacaggatgttcagtgatacttgattactcttatgtacaagtttcatgaatcagatccataaactttc
It includes:
- the LOC121412022 gene encoding uncharacterized protein LOC121412022 is translated as MKRINTFIPAEHFRMETLATILPSLEASDLAVSLDLRDAYFHIPNHPASRRALPFGLRPAPRVFTRIVTTVAAYLRNQGLRLFVYLDDWLIVADSEAKLQAHLSLLLRVTQSLGFMINWEKSELTPSRVPMYLGARIDIPNQLARPSPDRVRSITSLAHSVRGRSHVKARVWLQLLGYMASLVDIIQDCRLYMRPFQRHLRYCSPGVDSLQSRIPLPLSISRSLAPWTRPAFVAQGKPLQTPLPSASVTTDASLSGWGGHCEGEMVSGAWAYPGALPHINVLEMQATSNALRHFQH